The Macaca fascicularis isolate 582-1 chromosome 1, T2T-MFA8v1.1 genome includes a window with the following:
- the SFT2D2 gene encoding vesicle transport protein SFT2B isoform X7, protein MDKLKKVLSGQDTEDRSGLSEVVEASSLSWGTRIKGFIACFAIGILCSLLGTLLLWVPRKGLHLFAVFYTFGNIASIGSTIFLMGPVKQLKRMFEPTRLIATIMVLLCFALTLCSAFWWHNKGLALIFCILQSLALTWYSLSFIPFARDAVKKCFAVCLA, encoded by the exons ATGGACAAGCTGAAGAAAGTGCTGAGCGGGCAAGACACGGAGGACCGGAGCGGCCTGTCCGAG gtTGTTGAGGCATCTTCATTAAGCTGGGGGACCAGGATAAAAGGCTTCATTGCGTGTTTTGCTATAGGAATTCTCTGCTCACTGCTG ggtactcTTCTGCTGTGGGTGCCCAGGAAGGGATTACACCTCTTCGCAGTGTTTTATACCTTTGGTAATATCGCATCAATTGGGag TACCATCTTCCTCATGGGACCAGTGAAACAGCTGAAGCGAATGTTTGAACCTACACGTTTGATTGCAACTATCATGGTGCTG TTGTGTTTTGCACTTACCCTGTGTTCTGCCTTTTgg tgGCATAACAAGGGACTTGCACTTATCTTCTGCATTTTGCAGTCTTTGGCACTGACGTG gTATAGCCTTTCCTTCATACCATTTGCAAG GGATGCTGTGAAGAAATGTTTTGCCGTGTGTCTTGCATAA